Proteins from one Desmodus rotundus isolate HL8 chromosome 9, HLdesRot8A.1, whole genome shotgun sequence genomic window:
- the PNMT gene encoding phenylethanolamine N-methyltransferase has translation MGWGKRSARGPGQLCAQSPPTQRTSRGGGPAADKGAVRPAGHRVGSGSIMSTGGPSHAAAAAQDSHPGQAAIALAYQRFEPRAYLLNNYTPPRGDLSSPDGVGPWKLRCLAQTFATGEVSGRTLIDIGSGPTIYQLLSACAHFEDITMTDFLEVNRQELGLWLRKEPGSFDWSVYSQHVCLIEGKGEPWQEKENQLRAKVKRVLPIDVHQPQPLGAGSLAPLPADALVSTFCLEAVSPDFASFQRALDHITTLLRPGGHLLLIGALEESWYLAGEARLVVVPMQEGEVRKALVCSGYEVRDLRTYTMPAHLRTGVDDVSGIFFAWAQKKVGV, from the exons atggggtgggggaaacgCAGCGCACGTGGCCCGGGGCAGCTCTGCGCGCAGTCACCGCCCACGCAGCGGACGAGTCGGGGCGGGGGTCCAGCCGCAGATAAAGGGGCTGTGAGGCCAGCGGGGCACAGGGTGGGCAGCGGCAGCATCATGAGCACAGGGGGCCCAAGTCACGCTGCAGCAGCAGCCCAGGACTCGCACCCGGGCCAGGCGGCGATCGCCTTGGCCTACCAACGATTCGAGCCCCGCGCCTACCTGCTCAACAACTACACGCCCCCACGGGGGGACCTGAGCAGCCCTGACGGCGTCGGGCCCTGGAAGCTGCGCTGTTTGGCGCAGACCTTCGCCACTG GTGAGGTGTCTGGACGCACCCTCATCGACATCGGCTCAGGCCCCACCATATACCAGCTGCTCAGTGCCTGCGCCCACTTCGAGGACATCACCATGACAGACTTCCTGGAGGTGAACCGCCAGGAGCTGGGGCTCTGGCTGCGGAAAGAGCCTGGCTCCTTCGACTGGAGCGTGTACAGCCAACACGTCTGCCTCATTGAGGGCAAGGG TGAGCCCTGGCAGGAGAAGGAGAACCAGCTGCGAGCTAAGGTGAAGCGGGTCCTCCCCATCGACGTGCACCAGCCTCAGCCCCTGGGTGCTGGGAGCCTGGCGCCCCTGCCTGCCGATGCCCTGGTCTCTACCTTCTGTCTGGAGGCAGTGAGCCCTGACTTTGCCAGCTTCCAGCGGGCTCTGGACCACATCACCACACTGCTAAGGCCTGGGGGGCACCTCCTCCTCATCGGGGCCCTGGAGGAGTCGTGGTACCTGGCCGGAGAGGCCAGGCTGGTGGTGGTGCCCATGCAGGAGGGGGAGGTGCGGAAGGCCCTGGTGTGCAGCGGCTATGAGGTACGGGACCTGCGCACCTACACCATGCCCGCCCATCTACGAACAGGCGTGGATGATGTCAGCGGCATCTTCTTTGCCTGGGCCCAGAAGAAGGTCGGGGTGTGA